Proteins encoded together in one Pseudomonas arsenicoxydans window:
- the ampD gene encoding 1,6-anhydro-N-acetylmuramyl-L-alanine amidase AmpD encodes MQLDPASGWCQGVRLCPSPNFNARPTGEISLLVIHNISLPPAQFLTGKVQEFFQNRLDVTEHPYFEGIADLRVSAHFLIERDGTVTQFVSCLERAWHAGVSIFEGRETCNDFSLGIELEGTDDLPFTDAQYQALTALTRQLQSAFPAITAQRICGHSDIAPGRKTDPGPAFDWARYRAALAKEEQQ; translated from the coding sequence ATGCAGTTGGACCCCGCGAGCGGTTGGTGTCAGGGCGTGCGCTTGTGCCCCTCGCCCAATTTCAATGCGCGCCCCACGGGCGAAATTTCCCTGCTGGTGATCCACAACATCAGCCTGCCGCCTGCGCAGTTTCTGACTGGCAAGGTCCAGGAATTTTTCCAGAATCGCCTGGATGTCACGGAGCACCCATACTTTGAAGGGATTGCCGACCTGCGGGTGTCTGCGCACTTTCTGATTGAACGTGACGGCACTGTCACTCAGTTTGTCTCCTGTCTTGAGCGCGCCTGGCATGCCGGTGTGTCGATTTTCGAGGGGCGGGAAACCTGTAATGATTTTTCCCTGGGGATTGAGCTGGAAGGCACGGATGATCTGCCGTTCACCGATGCTCAGTATCAAGCGTTGACGGCGCTGACCCGCCAGCTGCAAAGCGCTTTCCCGGCCATCACTGCACAGCGCATCTGTGGCCATAGTGACATCGCACCGGGCCGCAAAACGGATCCGGGACCAGCGTTCGACTGGGCACGCTATCGCGCCGCCCTGGCAAAAGAGGAACAACAATGA
- a CDS encoding TatD family hydrolase produces the protein MELIDSHTHLDFPDFDEDRAALLTESRALGVRRMVVLGVFQGNWQRVWDLVQSDPDLYAAFGLHPVYLDDHRPEDLTALGDWLTRLAGHRQLCAVGEIGLDYFIETLDRERQQALFEAQLQLAADFNLPALIHVRRSHATVIATLKRFKLKRAGIIHAFAGSREEAREYIKLGFKLGLGGAATWPQALRMHRVLAELPLDSVVLETDSPDMAPVMFPGQRNTPAHLPAICSALAHIMAISPEQLAETSTANACALFNW, from the coding sequence GTGGAGCTGATCGACAGCCACACTCATCTGGATTTTCCGGACTTCGACGAAGATCGCGCGGCGCTGCTGACCGAAAGCCGCGCCCTCGGGGTGCGGCGGATGGTGGTGCTGGGGGTGTTCCAGGGTAACTGGCAACGGGTCTGGGACCTGGTGCAAAGCGATCCTGACCTGTATGCGGCGTTCGGCTTGCACCCGGTGTATCTGGACGATCATCGCCCAGAAGATTTAACTGCCCTCGGTGATTGGCTGACTCGACTCGCCGGTCATCGGCAATTGTGCGCTGTGGGCGAGATCGGCCTGGACTACTTCATCGAAACCCTGGATCGCGAGCGCCAGCAGGCGTTGTTCGAGGCGCAGTTGCAACTGGCGGCGGACTTCAATCTTCCGGCGCTGATTCATGTGCGACGCAGCCATGCGACAGTGATTGCCACGCTCAAGCGATTCAAGCTGAAACGCGCAGGGATCATTCATGCCTTCGCCGGTAGCCGGGAAGAAGCCCGCGAATACATCAAGCTAGGGTTCAAACTTGGCCTCGGTGGCGCGGCCACCTGGCCTCAAGCGTTGCGCATGCACCGTGTGCTCGCCGAGTTGCCGCTGGATTCGGTGGTTCTGGAAACCGATTCGCCGGACATGGCGCCCGTCATGTTTCCCGGTCAGCGCAACACCCCCGCGCACCTGCCGGCGATCTGCTCGGCACTGGCGCACATCATGGCGATCAGTCCCGAGCAATTGGCCGAGACGAGCACAGCCAATGCCTGTGCGCTGTTCAACTGGTAA
- a CDS encoding methyl-accepting chemotaxis protein, whose product MTVTFRAESRDELGELGEVFNGTVKKIHDLIERVGQTVNEVERQAGQVESVSARSNQAVAGQRSQIEQVATAMNQMSATSLEVARSAAAAVSSAHSVNDETISGRGLVESQQGSIAQLASEIVQSVQVVNQLASDSQSISRVLEVIKSIAEQTNLLALNAAIEAARAGEQGRGFAVVADEVRTLAKRTQQSTEEIEQMIAKLHSGVGAAVKAMGISHQMADGTVGQSEKVQQALENILGAVGMIVDQNQQIAAAVEQQTAVAHDIDQNIVEINRAGERTAEGAHQTEDASRALSAQVVELKQLISAFRV is encoded by the coding sequence ATGACCGTCACGTTCCGCGCAGAAAGCCGCGATGAACTCGGCGAATTGGGCGAGGTGTTTAACGGCACGGTGAAAAAAATTCATGACCTGATCGAGCGCGTGGGGCAGACCGTCAATGAAGTCGAGCGCCAGGCCGGGCAGGTCGAAAGTGTCTCTGCCCGAAGCAACCAGGCCGTGGCGGGGCAGCGCTCGCAGATCGAGCAGGTCGCTACCGCCATGAACCAGATGTCGGCGACCTCGCTTGAGGTGGCGCGCAGTGCCGCTGCGGCGGTCAGCAGTGCCCACAGCGTCAACGACGAGACCATCAGCGGGCGCGGGCTGGTGGAGTCCCAGCAGGGCAGCATCGCGCAGCTGGCCAGCGAGATCGTCCAGTCGGTGCAGGTGGTCAATCAACTGGCCAGCGACAGCCAGTCCATCAGTCGCGTGCTGGAAGTGATCAAGAGCATTGCCGAACAGACCAATCTTCTGGCCCTCAATGCCGCCATCGAAGCCGCACGCGCCGGCGAGCAGGGCCGTGGCTTTGCGGTGGTGGCCGATGAGGTGCGAACCCTGGCCAAGCGAACCCAGCAATCGACCGAGGAAATCGAGCAGATGATCGCCAAGCTGCACAGCGGTGTCGGCGCTGCGGTGAAAGCGATGGGCATCAGCCACCAAATGGCCGATGGCACCGTCGGGCAGTCGGAAAAAGTCCAGCAGGCGCTGGAAAACATTCTTGGCGCCGTCGGCATGATCGTCGACCAGAACCAGCAGATCGCCGCGGCGGTAGAGCAGCAGACAGCCGTTGCCCATGATATTGACCAGAACATCGTCGAGATCAACCGGGCCGGTGAGCGCACCGCTGAAGGCGCGCACCAGACGGAGGATGCCAGTCGCGCGTTGTCGGCTCAGGTCGTGGAACTCAAGCAATTGATCAGCGCGTTCCGGGTGTAA
- the ampE gene encoding regulatory signaling modulator protein AmpE — MSFLVLLLAVWIEKFSALRHRVQRDGGWIHELNKLEVSPRLIDRPWLILIVLVLLPVALLGLVLVVLDPVAYGLLALPVHLLVVIYSLGRGDLLAGLGPFRDAWRREDLQAAAHVAKRDLDICADSGEQLLERVQGHLLWEAYQSFFAVIFWYFLLGPVAALSYRLLALAEEHGQNPAVVERAGQLRHAFDWVPVRLLAASFALVGNFVAVSRVMLHELLNWNISAAQLIEKVGLVAGEIPAPVVGPDGINSLDRIWELLLRAAVLWYAGFALWTVLP; from the coding sequence ATGAGTTTTCTGGTGCTGCTGCTGGCCGTCTGGATCGAGAAATTCTCGGCCCTGCGCCATCGGGTTCAACGTGATGGCGGCTGGATACATGAACTGAACAAGCTTGAAGTCAGCCCGCGACTGATTGATCGGCCATGGCTGATCCTGATAGTGCTGGTGCTGCTACCCGTGGCGCTGTTGGGTTTGGTGTTGGTGGTGCTGGATCCGGTGGCTTACGGGTTGCTGGCCTTGCCGGTGCACCTGCTGGTGGTGATTTACAGTCTGGGGCGTGGCGATTTGCTGGCCGGCCTCGGGCCGTTTCGCGATGCCTGGCGCCGGGAAGACCTGCAAGCGGCGGCCCATGTGGCGAAACGCGACCTGGATATTTGCGCCGACAGCGGCGAGCAACTGCTTGAACGGGTCCAGGGCCATTTGCTGTGGGAGGCTTATCAAAGCTTTTTCGCCGTGATCTTTTGGTACTTCTTGCTCGGACCGGTTGCCGCCCTCAGCTATCGACTGCTGGCGCTGGCCGAAGAGCACGGACAGAACCCGGCCGTGGTCGAGCGCGCGGGCCAGTTGCGCCACGCGTTTGACTGGGTGCCTGTGCGCCTGCTGGCGGCCAGTTTCGCGCTGGTCGGCAACTTTGTGGCCGTCAGCCGGGTGATGTTGCACGAACTGCTGAACTGGAACATCAGCGCTGCCCAGTTGATTGAAAAAGTCGGACTGGTCGCCGGTGAAATCCCTGCGCCAGTCGTCGGACCGGACGGCATCAACAGCCTGGACCGGATCTGGGAATTGCTGCTGCGTGCGGCGGTGCTCTGGTACGCCGGTTTTGCACTGTGGACTGTCCTTCCCTGA